From Desulfuromonas soudanensis, the proteins below share one genomic window:
- a CDS encoding class I SAM-dependent rRNA methyltransferase, which produces MKDKGFVVGPETVRMLELGHPWVIADRYTKLWPAGKAGDVVPLCDEKGRLLATALLDPRDRVVARVLQAGAMRLDRPWLQRRLAAAIALREGHADLEGTTAYRLVNGEGDGLPGVTVDRYGEHLMIQLYAASWTPHLADLVAVLQQLLSPAGIYEKFRPQQTRALGKEESKKYSRLLAGSPAPGRIKVLENDLSFLVELEEGLNTGLFLDQRNNRRDLMRRVAGKRVLNLFAYTGAFSVAAAAAGAEKVTSVDASGAYLDWARENFGANRLNPKRHDFLTGDCFAVLKELQKQGRTFDVILMDPPSFSTTARSRFTTSGGTSDLVALSLPMLAAGGLLITSSNHQKVDLADYLKELRRGALQAACELRVVSSVGQPEDFPYPVTFPEGRYLKYVMSVKG; this is translated from the coding sequence ATGAAAGACAAGGGATTCGTGGTCGGGCCGGAGACGGTGCGCATGCTCGAGCTGGGGCACCCCTGGGTGATCGCCGACCGCTACACCAAGCTCTGGCCGGCCGGCAAGGCCGGGGACGTCGTCCCCCTCTGCGACGAGAAGGGGCGCCTTCTGGCTACGGCCCTCCTCGATCCCCGGGACCGGGTGGTGGCGCGGGTCCTTCAGGCAGGCGCCATGCGCCTCGACCGACCCTGGCTACAGCGGCGCCTCGCGGCGGCCATCGCCCTGCGGGAGGGGCACGCCGACCTCGAAGGGACGACGGCCTACCGCCTCGTCAACGGCGAGGGGGACGGCCTGCCGGGGGTGACCGTCGACCGCTACGGCGAGCACCTGATGATCCAGCTCTATGCCGCCTCGTGGACGCCGCATCTCGCCGACCTCGTCGCCGTGCTGCAGCAGCTCCTCTCCCCGGCGGGGATCTATGAAAAGTTCCGTCCCCAGCAGACCCGGGCCCTGGGGAAGGAGGAGTCGAAGAAGTACAGCCGGCTACTGGCCGGAAGTCCTGCGCCGGGGCGGATCAAGGTGCTGGAGAACGACCTGAGCTTCCTCGTCGAGCTCGAAGAGGGGCTTAACACCGGGCTCTTTCTCGACCAGCGCAACAACCGCCGCGACCTGATGCGGCGCGTGGCGGGGAAGCGGGTGCTCAACCTCTTCGCCTACACCGGCGCCTTCTCCGTGGCGGCGGCGGCCGCAGGGGCCGAAAAGGTCACCTCCGTCGACGCCTCGGGGGCCTATCTCGACTGGGCCAGGGAGAACTTCGGCGCCAACCGCCTCAATCCCAAGCGCCACGACTTTCTCACCGGCGACTGCTTCGCCGTCCTCAAGGAGCTGCAGAAGCAGGGGCGGACCTTTGACGTCATCCTCATGGATCCCCCCTCCTTCTCCACCACCGCCAGGAGCCGTTTCACCACCAGCGGCGGCACCTCGGACCTGGTTGCCCTCTCCCTGCCGATGCTCGCCGCAGGCGGCCTCCTCATCACCTCATCCAACCACCAGAAGGTCGATCTCGCCGACTATCTCAAGGAGCTGCGCCGCGGCGCCCTCCAGGCCGCATGCGAACTGCGGGTCGTTTCCAGCGTCGGCCAGCCGGAGGATTTCCCCTATCCGGTGACCTTCCCCGAGGGGCGTTATCTCAAGTACGTGATGAGCGTCAAGGGGTAG
- a CDS encoding alkaline phosphatase family protein, whose product MPLLDRLFRIYYFCKFYPFRSERLSRRAAGPKRGFVGIQLDGLSAPHLQLALKRGYLPRIARHLRRGFELREYQAGLPSTTPAALGAIFYGQSRGIPAFRWFDKEQGRVFTCNDLDDVQTFRERLFAGRQGILSGGSSYANILDGGAERSIFTVASPHPQTLFGRFGGWRLLLLLLHPLRVCRLALETVLEYFIDRNDRRRHRKTRPWQVREGLFPLIRIFCNVILRELQTFGVIADIYAGVPCIYTTYSGYDELAHHFGPASPPALKNLRYTDQRIGEIMRMLRHAPGADYELILLSDHGQTPAYPFHSRFGATLGDTVSAFLRDKNPAAVIAGPLDFTRAQLGYLQDEIEARPRGVRQRLFRRCKNYLQRRIGEMVPETLKVDPENGVVITYSSSLAHLYVTGKPRPLTWMEIEEAQPQLLDFLSGHAGIGFMLARGEEGEVCFFHREGRLCVAEDGLATGSAVDFLRPYGDPWKLLPDLISFAGDKLAGDLILFGAYDGERIACFDDQVGGHGSVGGEQLRPFVILPKGHPVLKKPELSGYDFLYREVFLPAREPDSATHPTP is encoded by the coding sequence ATGCCACTACTCGACCGCCTGTTTCGCATCTATTACTTCTGCAAGTTCTATCCGTTTCGCAGCGAACGGCTCAGCCGCCGTGCCGCCGGTCCCAAGCGCGGCTTCGTCGGCATCCAGCTCGACGGCCTCTCCGCCCCCCACCTGCAGCTGGCCCTCAAACGCGGCTATCTCCCCCGCATCGCCCGCCACCTGCGGCGCGGTTTCGAGCTGCGGGAATACCAGGCGGGGCTGCCGAGCACCACCCCCGCCGCCCTCGGGGCGATCTTCTACGGCCAGAGCCGGGGGATCCCGGCCTTTCGCTGGTTCGACAAGGAGCAGGGACGGGTTTTCACCTGCAACGACCTCGACGACGTGCAGACCTTCCGCGAGCGCCTCTTTGCCGGGCGCCAGGGGATCCTCAGCGGCGGATCGTCCTACGCCAACATCCTCGACGGCGGCGCCGAGCGCAGCATCTTCACCGTCGCCTCCCCCCATCCGCAGACCCTCTTCGGCCGCTTCGGCGGCTGGCGCCTCCTCCTCCTTCTCCTTCACCCCTTGCGGGTCTGCCGCCTGGCCCTGGAGACGGTCCTCGAATACTTCATCGACCGCAACGACCGGCGCCGCCACCGCAAGACCCGTCCCTGGCAGGTGCGGGAGGGTCTCTTCCCCCTGATCCGCATCTTCTGCAACGTCATCCTCCGCGAATTGCAGACGTTCGGAGTGATCGCCGACATCTACGCCGGGGTCCCCTGCATCTACACCACCTACAGCGGCTACGACGAGCTGGCCCACCACTTCGGACCGGCCTCCCCCCCGGCGCTCAAGAACCTGCGCTACACCGACCAGCGTATCGGCGAGATCATGCGCATGCTCCGACACGCCCCCGGCGCCGACTATGAGCTGATCCTCCTCTCCGATCATGGCCAGACCCCCGCCTACCCCTTTCACAGCCGCTTCGGCGCCACCCTCGGCGATACGGTCAGCGCCTTCCTCCGTGACAAGAACCCCGCCGCCGTCATCGCCGGCCCCCTCGATTTCACCCGCGCCCAGCTCGGCTATCTGCAGGACGAAATCGAGGCCCGACCGAGGGGGGTGCGCCAGCGCCTCTTCCGAAGGTGCAAGAACTACCTGCAGCGGCGCATCGGCGAGATGGTCCCGGAGACCCTCAAGGTCGACCCGGAGAACGGCGTGGTCATCACCTATTCGAGCTCCCTGGCGCACCTCTACGTCACCGGGAAACCCCGGCCTCTGACCTGGATGGAGATCGAGGAGGCCCAGCCGCAGCTCCTCGATTTTTTAAGCGGTCACGCGGGGATCGGTTTCATGCTGGCGCGGGGGGAGGAGGGGGAAGTCTGCTTCTTTCACCGGGAGGGGCGGCTCTGCGTGGCCGAGGACGGGCTTGCGACGGGGAGCGCCGTCGATTTTCTGCGCCCCTACGGCGACCCCTGGAAACTCCTGCCGGACCTGATCTCCTTTGCCGGGGACAAGCTCGCCGGCGACCTCATCCTCTTCGGGGCCTACGACGGCGAGCGCATCGCCTGCTTCGACGACCAGGTCGGCGGCCACGGCTCTGTCGGAGGGGAGCAGCTGCGCCCCTTCGTCATCCTCCCCAAGGGGCACCCGGTCCTGAAAAAGCCCGAGCTCTCCGGCTACGACTTCCTCTACCGCGAGGTCTTCCTCCCCGCCCGGGAACCGGACTCGGCAACACACCCTACCCCTTGA
- a CDS encoding peptidylprolyl isomerase, which yields MSEQLTVVRMETSMGEITIELNAGKAPITVENFLGYVKDGFYAGTIFHRVIKGFMVQGGGMTPDMGQKKTKGMIKNEADNGLTNDRGTLAMARTSVVDSATAQFFINTVDNTFLNHQGKTPSAYGYAVFGRVTAGMDVVDAIEKVATGTKAGQQDVPTTPVTINKVTVVK from the coding sequence ATGAGCGAGCAGCTCACCGTCGTCCGCATGGAAACCTCCATGGGCGAGATCACCATCGAACTTAATGCCGGAAAAGCCCCGATCACCGTTGAAAATTTCCTCGGCTACGTCAAGGACGGGTTCTACGCGGGGACGATCTTCCACCGCGTCATCAAGGGCTTCATGGTGCAGGGGGGCGGCATGACACCCGACATGGGGCAGAAGAAGACCAAGGGGATGATCAAGAATGAAGCCGACAACGGCCTGACCAACGATCGCGGCACCCTGGCCATGGCCCGCACCAGCGTCGTCGACAGCGCCACCGCCCAGTTCTTCATCAACACCGTCGACAACACCTTTCTCAACCACCAGGGGAAGACCCCTTCGGCCTACGGCTACGCCGTCTTCGGCCGGGTGACGGCCGGCATGGACGTCGTCGACGCCATCGAAAAGGTGGCGACGGGAACCAAGGCGGGGCAGCAGGATGTCCCGACCACCCCGGTGACCATCAACAAGGTCACCGTGGTCAAATAG
- the brnA gene encoding type II toxin-antitoxin system BrnA family antitoxin, whose product MKAEDFDKKFDQGESVIDDLDLSKARRPEQEQRRVNVDFPVWMIHSLDKEARRLGVPRQSIIKMWLAEKLEKTAG is encoded by the coding sequence ATGAAAGCTGAAGATTTCGACAAAAAATTTGATCAAGGCGAAAGCGTCATTGACGATCTTGACCTGTCCAAGGCACGCCGTCCCGAACAGGAACAGCGCAGAGTCAATGTCGATTTTCCGGTCTGGATGATTCATTCTCTGGACAAGGAGGCGCGTCGACTCGGGGTGCCCCGCCAGTCGATTATCAAGATGTGGCTTGCCGAAAAGCTCGAAAAAACAGCTGGCTGA
- a CDS encoding BrnT family toxin, producing MSFEYDPQKSAANFEKHGIDFDEAQMLWGDSDLLEVPAKTGDEPRWLVVGKIDGKHWSAVITYRHEVIRLISVRRSRQEEIALYES from the coding sequence ATGAGCTTCGAATACGACCCACAAAAGAGTGCCGCCAATTTTGAAAAGCACGGCATCGATTTTGATGAAGCGCAAATGCTCTGGGGCGATTCCGACCTGCTGGAAGTGCCGGCGAAAACCGGCGATGAACCGAGATGGCTTGTCGTCGGGAAGATTGATGGCAAACATTGGTCGGCGGTGATCACTTATCGCCACGAAGTCATTCGCCTCATCTCGGTCCGGCGCTCGCGACAAGAGGAGATCGCACTGTATGAAAGCTGA
- a CDS encoding virulence RhuM family protein — translation MSKNKKPQASKKQEISLVRSSAAEYLTFAAAGGGSEASVEMRYEDENIWLTQKMMATLYAVSVPAINQHLKRIFADNELTREATIKQYLIVQTEGNREVRREVEHYSLQAIIAVGFKIENERAVQFRKWANQIVKDYTIQGWTMDVERLKHGGNLTDEFFERQLEKIREIRLSERKFYQKITDIYATALDYDPTATATKRFFAAVQNKLHYAIHGQTAAEVIVDRADHRKENMGLTHWEGAPQGKIHKYDVSIAKNYLNEFELAQMQRIVSAYLDMAELQAMRKIPMTMEDWEKRLAGFLKLWDREILQDAGKVTAELAKAHAESEFEKYRIVQDRLFESDFDRLVKQLEGRET, via the coding sequence ATGAGTAAGAACAAGAAACCACAGGCGTCCAAAAAACAGGAGATATCCCTCGTCCGTTCCTCGGCGGCGGAATACCTGACCTTTGCCGCGGCTGGAGGCGGTTCGGAAGCCAGCGTGGAAATGCGCTACGAGGATGAGAACATCTGGCTGACGCAGAAGATGATGGCAACCCTCTACGCTGTCTCGGTTCCCGCCATCAACCAGCATCTGAAACGCATTTTCGCCGACAACGAACTGACGCGGGAGGCAACTATTAAGCAATACTTAATAGTTCAAACTGAAGGCAACAGGGAGGTTCGGCGCGAGGTTGAACACTACAGCCTGCAGGCCATCATCGCCGTCGGCTTCAAGATCGAAAACGAACGCGCGGTGCAGTTCCGCAAATGGGCCAACCAGATCGTCAAGGACTACACCATTCAGGGCTGGACGATGGATGTGGAACGCCTCAAACACGGTGGTAACCTGACCGATGAGTTCTTTGAACGCCAGCTGGAAAAGATCCGGGAGATCCGGCTTTCCGAGCGCAAGTTCTACCAGAAGATCACCGACATCTACGCCACCGCGCTGGATTACGACCCGACGGCCACCGCCACCAAGCGATTTTTCGCCGCCGTGCAGAACAAGCTGCACTACGCCATCCACGGCCAGACGGCGGCGGAAGTCATTGTCGATCGCGCCGATCACAGGAAGGAAAACATGGGGCTGACCCATTGGGAGGGTGCGCCTCAGGGGAAAATCCACAAATACGATGTCTCCATCGCCAAGAACTACCTCAACGAGTTCGAACTGGCACAGATGCAGCGCATTGTTTCGGCCTACCTTGATATGGCGGAGCTTCAAGCCATGCGCAAAATCCCCATGACGATGGAAGACTGGGAAAAACGGTTGGCGGGTTTTCTGAAACTATGGGACCGGGAAATTCTTCAGGATGCAGGAAAAGTGACAGCAGAGCTGGCCAAGGCCCATGCCGAAAGCGAGTTCGAAAAATACCGCATCGTGCAGGACCGGCTGTTTGAAAGTGACTTCGACCGGCTGGTGAAGCAGCTGGAAGGTCGCGAGACATGA
- a CDS encoding type II toxin-antitoxin system VapC family toxin, whose product MLILDTCALIFDALDPERLSKKATAAIAQADAAGKLACCDISLWEIAMLVAKGRLDPGTNALEFIQLVLAARKIVVIPITPEIAVKSALAEFCPHGDPADRLIAASTLIHKAKLVTSDRKLATVSGLQVIW is encoded by the coding sequence GTGCTGATCCTTGATACGTGCGCCCTGATTTTTGATGCTCTCGATCCGGAACGACTCAGCAAGAAGGCGACGGCAGCGATTGCCCAGGCGGACGCAGCCGGGAAGTTGGCTTGTTGTGATATTTCGCTCTGGGAGATCGCCATGCTGGTGGCAAAGGGACGGCTTGATCCTGGAACGAATGCCCTGGAATTTATACAACTTGTTCTGGCGGCCCGGAAAATTGTTGTCATCCCGATAACCCCGGAGATTGCCGTCAAGAGTGCGTTAGCGGAATTTTGCCCCCATGGCGATCCTGCCGACCGGCTCATCGCAGCCAGTACCTTGATCCATAAAGCCAAATTGGTGACATCAGACCGCAAACTGGCTACTGTATCCGGACTGCAGGTCATTTGGTAA
- a CDS encoding type II toxin-antitoxin system Phd/YefM family antitoxin, giving the protein MLEVSVTTFRNHLPDYLDKVRKGEDIVLTSRGKVIARLLPPEDDRQNARQRLAALRATSRIDDVISPLDEEWEVSRADP; this is encoded by the coding sequence ATGCTCGAAGTATCCGTTACCACATTCCGGAATCATCTCCCCGACTATCTCGATAAAGTACGCAAGGGCGAGGATATCGTTTTGACCTCGCGGGGCAAGGTCATTGCGCGCCTTTTACCGCCAGAAGATGATCGGCAAAATGCGCGGCAACGCCTGGCCGCGCTGCGTGCAACCAGCCGTATCGATGATGTCATCTCTCCCCTTGATGAGGAATGGGAGGTCAGTCGTGCTGATCCTTGA
- a CDS encoding transglutaminase-like domain-containing protein, with amino-acid sequence MADDPTRRRQTVSASLRRYAPGPLAQTETNSIEDSMYPESDDLNEYLVSDTIVDWQTPAVTQKALELTRSLSDEVAKARCLYEWVRDTIPHSNDAGLDIVTCSASEVLHHATGICFAKSHLLAALLRAVNIPAGFCYQVLRLDPPVDNEPVLHGFNAIYLATLDKWIRVDARGNTNGINAQFNIKKEQLAFAMDPLEDEFIYEAIFAAPVKSVVNRLKMYRTRSELWLDLPQSL; translated from the coding sequence ATGGCAGATGATCCAACCAGGCGGCGGCAGACGGTCTCCGCTTCGCTCCGCCGCTACGCCCCCGGCCCGTTGGCCCAAACAGAAACAAATTCAATTGAAGACAGCATGTACCCTGAATCGGATGATTTAAACGAATATCTGGTTTCCGACACAATTGTTGATTGGCAGACTCCGGCTGTCACGCAGAAGGCTCTGGAACTTACACGGTCATTATCCGATGAAGTTGCCAAAGCCCGTTGTTTGTACGAATGGGTGAGAGACACCATTCCCCACTCCAATGATGCCGGCCTCGACATTGTGACCTGCTCAGCAAGCGAAGTGCTTCATCACGCTACCGGGATCTGTTTTGCAAAAAGCCATCTCCTGGCCGCCTTGCTCCGGGCGGTAAATATCCCGGCCGGTTTCTGCTACCAGGTTTTACGCCTGGATCCCCCTGTCGATAATGAGCCGGTTTTGCACGGCTTTAATGCCATCTACCTCGCAACCCTCGACAAATGGATTCGAGTCGATGCGCGGGGCAACACCAACGGGATCAATGCCCAATTCAACATCAAGAAAGAGCAACTCGCCTTTGCCATGGACCCTTTGGAGGATGAATTTATCTACGAAGCAATTTTTGCTGCACCGGTAAAAAGTGTGGTTAACAGACTAAAGATGTACAGGACCAGAAGTGAATTGTGGCTCGATTTACCCCAATCCCTATAA
- a CDS encoding IS5 family transposase, with protein MRGEDQNQQAMFSYVSPEARVPKDHPLRPIRIMVDSAFNDLAPLFREMYSHTGRPSIPPEQLLRASLLQVLYSIRSERMLVEQLDYNLLFRWFVGLSMDDKVWNHSTFSKNRERLMQFEVATAFFQATKGLAERAGLMSKDHFTVDGTLIEAWASMKSFRPKDDQDQDPPATGGRNPDVDFKGQKRKNDTHQSITDPDARLLKKGKGKESKLCYMGHALMENRNGMVVDSRLTLANGTAEWDAALEMVENLPGTNRVTVGADKGYDVPVFVDGLRERLATPHVARKDKGTAIDERTTRHEGYRVSQRIRKRVEEIFGWLKTVGCLRKTRHRGLDLVGWIFEFAMSAYNLTRMRNLIWST; from the coding sequence ATGCGCGGAGAAGACCAGAATCAACAGGCCATGTTCAGTTATGTTTCACCGGAAGCTCGGGTTCCCAAGGATCACCCCTTGCGTCCGATTCGGATCATGGTCGACAGCGCCTTCAATGATCTGGCTCCCTTGTTTCGGGAGATGTATTCGCATACCGGCCGGCCGTCAATTCCGCCGGAGCAGCTCTTGCGAGCCTCTTTACTGCAAGTGCTCTACTCCATTCGTAGCGAGCGGATGCTGGTTGAGCAACTGGATTACAACCTGTTGTTTCGTTGGTTCGTCGGGCTGTCCATGGACGACAAGGTCTGGAATCATTCCACCTTCTCCAAGAACCGGGAGCGCCTGATGCAATTCGAGGTTGCGACGGCGTTTTTCCAGGCGACCAAGGGACTTGCCGAGCGGGCCGGACTGATGTCGAAAGACCACTTTACCGTAGATGGAACCCTGATCGAAGCCTGGGCCTCGATGAAAAGTTTCCGCCCCAAGGATGATCAGGATCAAGACCCGCCAGCAACGGGCGGCCGCAACCCTGATGTTGATTTCAAAGGACAAAAGCGCAAGAACGACACGCATCAGTCGATCACCGATCCGGATGCCCGACTCCTCAAAAAGGGCAAAGGAAAGGAATCGAAACTCTGCTACATGGGTCATGCCCTGATGGAAAACCGCAACGGCATGGTGGTCGACAGCCGCCTGACTCTGGCCAATGGCACCGCCGAATGGGATGCCGCCCTGGAGATGGTTGAAAATCTGCCGGGCACAAATCGGGTCACGGTCGGCGCAGACAAGGGCTACGATGTTCCGGTCTTCGTCGATGGTTTACGGGAACGGTTGGCAACGCCGCATGTGGCTCGGAAAGACAAGGGCACTGCGATTGATGAACGAACCACCCGTCATGAAGGCTACCGGGTCAGCCAGAGAATCCGCAAGCGGGTTGAAGAAATCTTCGGCTGGCTCAAAACTGTCGGCTGTCTGCGCAAGACGCGACATCGAGGGCTTGACCTGGTCGGTTGGATATTCGAATTCGCCATGAGCGCTTATAATTTGACCCGAATGCGTAACTTGATTTGGTCAACATAG
- a CDS encoding rod shape-determining protein, translating to MKKHRVPFACRNEVAIDVGTAFIRLATAKFGVVVIPTMSMSEPPLQHGVVANSQKLTEIVRPFLNRAKKLGLLSPRVIVGSPTDASEEERETLMAALFAADAASVEIISEPFAAAIGIGMDFCNPYTQLIVDVGDGVTDCAVIRGNEILDTHASRVGCGTLRESIKDCFLRCWGLSLLSSETERIIASAGVAQNKLTDNKIQVGTGNNKDASPIPIIIRQASIHAMIEPAILKIIDTVTNLLRKVPPAFGCEIIESGIILTGGGALLPGLRERLAERTSIRVTIPEKPLDAVIGGLGDMLVHT from the coding sequence ATGAAAAAGCATAGAGTTCCTTTTGCGTGTCGCAACGAAGTGGCTATTGATGTAGGCACGGCGTTTATTCGTTTGGCCACTGCGAAATTCGGAGTCGTGGTCATTCCAACGATGTCGATGTCCGAACCTCCCCTACAACATGGCGTGGTGGCTAATTCACAAAAACTAACTGAAATCGTTAGACCTTTTCTGAACAGGGCCAAAAAATTGGGGCTTCTCAGCCCCCGGGTCATTGTCGGTTCCCCCACGGATGCTTCGGAGGAAGAACGGGAGACGCTCATGGCAGCTTTGTTCGCTGCAGATGCTGCCAGTGTGGAAATTATCTCCGAGCCATTCGCGGCTGCCATCGGTATCGGAATGGATTTTTGCAACCCGTACACACAGTTGATTGTGGATGTGGGAGATGGCGTGACTGATTGTGCTGTTATTCGCGGAAACGAAATCCTTGACACACACGCGTCCAGGGTTGGCTGCGGCACCCTGCGGGAGAGCATAAAGGACTGTTTTCTACGTTGTTGGGGACTCTCTCTTTTGTCAAGTGAAACGGAAAGAATTATCGCATCTGCTGGGGTGGCACAGAACAAACTGACCGACAACAAAATCCAGGTTGGCACTGGCAACAATAAAGACGCGTCGCCGATACCTATAATAATCCGTCAAGCATCGATACATGCCATGATCGAACCTGCAATTTTAAAAATCATCGATACAGTCACCAATCTACTGCGAAAGGTGCCCCCGGCCTTTGGATGCGAAATCATCGAGAGTGGCATCATCCTAACCGGTGGCGGAGCTTTGCTTCCTGGACTACGAGAGAGACTTGCCGAGAGAACCTCAATTCGGGTCACAATCCCAGAAAAACCTCTTGATGCAGTTATTGGCGGGCTTGGTGATATGCTTGTGCACACCTGA
- the rnk gene encoding nucleoside diphosphate kinase regulator gives MKERTIYITEPDFVKLEDLLDGMKRTRFRDRDDLTSLEEELDKCKVVAQREVPPDVVTINSRVRFRDMDTDQEMIVTLVFPSNANFSEGRISVTSQIGTALLGYAVGDIIEWEVRAGTKTIRIEEIIYQPEAAGDYHL, from the coding sequence ATGAAAGAAAGAACTATTTACATCACCGAGCCAGATTTCGTGAAACTCGAAGACCTTCTCGATGGCATGAAAAGGACTCGTTTTCGTGACCGGGACGATTTAACCAGCCTTGAAGAGGAACTTGATAAATGCAAAGTTGTCGCCCAACGGGAGGTACCCCCTGATGTAGTCACGATCAATTCTCGGGTCAGATTCCGAGACATGGACACCGACCAGGAGATGATTGTGACCTTGGTTTTCCCCAGCAATGCGAACTTTTCTGAAGGCCGAATTTCAGTGACCTCGCAGATTGGGACGGCGTTGCTCGGTTATGCCGTGGGGGACATCATCGAATGGGAGGTTCGTGCCGGCACCAAAACCATCCGAATCGAGGAGATTATTTACCAGCCTGAAGCGGCCGGCGATTATCACTTGTAG
- a CDS encoding AbrB/MazE/SpoVT family DNA-binding domain-containing protein — MANLATTKMSSKGQIVIPEDIRKRLNLTAGTQFVVVGENDVVILKAISLPAMNEFDTLITEARRQGEEVGLKQSDITAAIAKVRKHQ; from the coding sequence ATGGCAAATCTCGCGACAACCAAGATGTCTTCCAAGGGTCAAATCGTCATTCCTGAAGATATCCGCAAACGACTCAATTTAACGGCCGGTACGCAATTCGTCGTCGTCGGCGAAAACGACGTGGTTATCCTCAAGGCGATCTCCCTACCCGCGATGAATGAGTTTGACACCTTGATTACCGAAGCCCGCCGACAAGGGGAAGAAGTCGGGCTGAAGCAATCAGACATCACCGCTGCAATCGCCAAAGTTCGGAAACATCAATGA